One segment of Verrucomicrobiia bacterium DNA contains the following:
- a CDS encoding response regulator transcription factor, translated as MKQPNSEIGVAIVDDEPVVRIGLEGLLKRSPGFRCGGVYSDAESALTNLPKNPPDVLLMDIQLPGMDGISAIRSLRGKLPDTEIIMLTSMEDHDRIFASFAAGASGYLLKHTAPNKILEAIREVHGGGSPMSAPIARRLVKFFDGDGPAPAPPTPAVQNVENNPNLTNREQEVLSLMAEGLLYKEAADRLGLSVDTIRAHLRNIYKKLRVRNRTEAILKLSEAKPE; from the coding sequence TTGAAACAACCGAATTCCGAAATCGGTGTGGCGATTGTCGATGATGAGCCGGTCGTCCGGATTGGTTTGGAGGGTCTCCTGAAGCGCTCGCCCGGGTTTCGCTGTGGCGGGGTCTATTCCGATGCCGAATCGGCGCTGACAAATCTCCCCAAAAATCCGCCGGATGTGCTGCTGATGGACATTCAGCTTCCCGGCATGGATGGCATTTCCGCCATCCGCTCGCTGCGCGGGAAGCTGCCGGACACGGAAATCATCATGCTCACCTCGATGGAGGACCACGACCGGATTTTCGCGTCCTTCGCCGCCGGCGCCTCGGGTTACCTGCTCAAGCACACCGCACCCAACAAAATTCTGGAGGCCATCCGCGAGGTGCATGGCGGTGGTTCGCCGATGAGTGCGCCCATCGCCCGGCGCCTGGTGAAGTTCTTTGACGGTGACGGCCCGGCTCCCGCCCCGCCCACACCCGCCGTGCAGAATGTGGAAAACAACCCCAACCTGACGAACCGCGAACAGGAAGTGCTCAGCCTCATGGCCGAGGGCCTGTTGTATAAGGAAGCGGCTGATCGTCTCGGGTTGAGCGTGGACACGATCCGCGCGCACTTGCGAAACATCTACAAGAAGCTCCGTGTGCGCAATCGCACCGAAGCGATCCTCAAACTGTCCGAAGCGAAACCGGAGTGA
- the nagB gene encoding glucosamine-6-phosphate deaminase: protein MDVIIQPTVSAATNWVAQIIAEALRANPRLVLGLATGRTMEAVYARLVALHREAGLDFSGCRTFNLDEYVGLPGAHRNSYRHYMNHHLFQQVNIDMRNTHLPDGMARDLEAECARYEQLIQQCGGIDLQLLGIGRNGHLGFNEPLSALRSRTRVEALSPVTREQNGPLFTPPDEVPCRAITMGVGTILDCRRCVLLATGAEKAHIVAQAIEGPLTSRVTATALQLHHDCTVVLDETVAGRLREPDRHRRMPAEGTAPSRGVTPVSLRTV from the coding sequence ATGGACGTCATCATTCAACCGACGGTGTCGGCGGCCACCAACTGGGTGGCGCAAATCATCGCTGAAGCGTTGCGGGCGAACCCGCGACTGGTTTTGGGCCTGGCCACGGGCCGCACGATGGAGGCGGTTTACGCCCGGCTCGTGGCATTGCACCGGGAGGCGGGTCTCGATTTCTCCGGCTGCCGGACGTTCAATCTCGACGAATACGTGGGACTGCCCGGCGCACACCGGAACTCCTACCGGCATTACATGAATCATCACCTGTTCCAGCAGGTGAACATTGACATGCGGAACACCCATCTGCCGGATGGCATGGCGCGCGATCTGGAGGCGGAATGTGCGCGCTACGAGCAGCTCATCCAGCAGTGCGGCGGCATCGATCTGCAATTGCTCGGCATTGGTCGGAACGGCCATCTGGGGTTCAACGAACCGCTCTCAGCACTGCGGTCGCGGACGCGCGTCGAGGCGCTGTCACCGGTGACGCGGGAGCAGAACGGCCCGTTGTTCACCCCGCCCGATGAAGTGCCATGTCGCGCCATCACGATGGGTGTGGGCACCATTCTGGATTGCCGGCGGTGCGTGCTGCTGGCCACCGGCGCGGAAAAGGCCCACATCGTGGCGCAGGCGATCGAAGGGCCGCTCACCAGCCGGGTCACGGCCACGGCTCTGCAATTGCATCACGATTGCACCGTGGTGTTGGACGAAACGGTCGCGGGCCGGCTCCGCGAACCCGACCGGCACCGGCGGATGCCGGCGGAAGGAACTGCGCCGTCGCGCGGAGTCACTCCGGTTTCGCTTCGGACAGTTTGA
- a CDS encoding PIG-L family deacetylase — MAMNPYHDFVNSFARLVTDGKRLPLGGIAPHHRPAPPASAPAALIFSPHPDDECIIGGLALRLMREAGLRVINVAVTQGSNKERQQPRLVELRNACGWLGFELEQTAPNGLEKINPKTRTGDPQHWAAAVKVIAASLAKHQPRVIFFPHELDWNSTHIGTHLLVMDALKTLPASFTCFLVETEFWGQMASPNLMVESSAEDVGDLLAALSFHVEEVRRNPYHLRMPAWLQDNVRRGAELVGGQGGAAPNFMFATLYHLRRWRHGAVQDVYPGGRHLGEKESPAALFQD, encoded by the coding sequence ATGGCCATGAATCCTTATCACGACTTCGTCAACTCCTTCGCCCGCCTCGTCACCGACGGCAAAAGGCTGCCCCTGGGTGGCATCGCGCCGCATCACCGGCCCGCGCCTCCCGCCAGCGCCCCTGCAGCCCTGATCTTTTCGCCCCATCCCGACGACGAATGCATCATCGGCGGACTCGCCCTGCGCCTGATGCGCGAAGCGGGATTGCGCGTCATCAACGTGGCCGTCACGCAGGGCAGCAACAAGGAACGCCAGCAGCCGCGCCTCGTGGAATTGCGCAACGCCTGCGGCTGGCTGGGCTTTGAGCTCGAGCAGACCGCGCCCAACGGCCTCGAAAAAATCAACCCCAAGACCCGCACTGGCGACCCGCAGCATTGGGCCGCCGCCGTCAAGGTCATCGCCGCCTCACTCGCGAAGCACCAGCCCCGCGTCATTTTCTTCCCGCATGAACTGGACTGGAACAGCACCCACATCGGCACGCATCTGCTGGTGATGGACGCGCTGAAAACCCTGCCGGCGAGCTTCACGTGCTTCCTGGTCGAGACCGAGTTCTGGGGCCAGATGGCATCGCCCAATCTCATGGTGGAATCCAGCGCGGAAGACGTGGGCGACCTGCTCGCGGCGCTTTCGTTTCACGTTGAGGAAGTGCGGCGCAACCCATATCACCTGCGGATGCCCGCGTGGCTGCAGGACAATGTCCGCCGCGGCGCGGAACTGGTCGGTGGCCAGGGTGGTGCCGCGCCCAATTTCATGTTTGCCACGCTCTATCACCTGCGGCGTTGGCGCCACGGCGCGGTGCAGGACGTGTATCCGGGCGGACGGCACCTGGGCGAAAAGGAGTCGCCTGCCGCCCTGTTTCAGGACTGA
- a CDS encoding LacI family DNA-binding transcriptional regulator — translation MVTQEQIARKLGISRQLVTFALAGYPQVAAKSRQRILEAAREMGYRPNPHARALKRERTGIVALWVPDQISTHYTHVARELNRLVKQGQHELIISEVRSAEAEAVLSHVPVDGIFAVDAAALVKAHLRSPGTRSIPVISIGADVCEQTDHVRVDLRAGTEELMAHLLESGYRRIAHATFIRQERARPGRRYGYAQAMRKAGRPTEFIYYPLSEQQRPITRQLIRDYVAAHGHPEAIFCHSDDAALGIYRGLCDLGLRVPADVALAACDGIQDTEYLECPLTTLVQPVAEMCEQAWQFLVRRLAQPKAPRQQVVLKPTLAIRASSRRTDFPPPS, via the coding sequence ATGGTCACACAGGAACAAATCGCGCGGAAACTGGGGATTTCCCGCCAGCTCGTGACCTTTGCCCTCGCCGGCTATCCGCAGGTGGCGGCCAAATCGCGCCAGCGCATCCTGGAGGCGGCCCGGGAGATGGGCTATCGCCCCAACCCGCACGCCCGCGCCCTCAAACGCGAACGCACCGGCATCGTGGCCCTCTGGGTGCCGGACCAAATTTCCACCCATTACACGCACGTCGCCCGGGAACTGAACCGCCTCGTCAAGCAGGGCCAGCACGAATTGATCATCAGCGAAGTGCGCTCCGCCGAGGCCGAGGCGGTGTTGTCCCACGTGCCGGTGGATGGAATTTTCGCCGTGGACGCGGCCGCGCTGGTGAAGGCGCACCTGCGTTCCCCGGGCACGCGTTCCATTCCCGTCATCAGCATCGGGGCCGATGTGTGCGAGCAGACCGATCACGTGCGCGTGGATTTGCGCGCCGGCACGGAGGAACTCATGGCCCACCTGCTTGAATCGGGTTATCGACGCATCGCCCACGCCACGTTCATCCGCCAGGAGCGCGCCCGCCCGGGCCGGCGCTATGGCTACGCCCAGGCCATGCGCAAGGCCGGCCGGCCCACCGAGTTCATTTACTATCCTCTATCCGAGCAGCAACGTCCCATCACCCGCCAGCTCATCCGCGATTACGTCGCGGCCCATGGACATCCCGAAGCCATTTTTTGCCATTCGGATGATGCTGCGCTGGGGATTTACCGCGGCTTGTGCGACCTCGGGCTGCGGGTGCCGGCGGACGTGGCGCTCGCGGCGTGCGACGGCATTCAGGACACGGAATACCTGGAATGTCCGCTGACGACCCTGGTGCAGCCCGTGGCCGAAATGTGCGAACAGGCCTGGCAATTTTTGGTGCGGCGCCTCGCGCAGCCGAAGGCCCCCCGCCAGCAGGTGGTGCTCAAGCCCACGCTGGCCATCCGGGCATCGTCCCGACGCACTGATTTTCCCCCGCCGTCGTGA
- a CDS encoding MFS transporter, protein MSNHPNPAGGNPKTGYNRFLLLVAGLGGLLYGVDVGIIAGALPYLEATSGLSANQLSVIVAAVLLGSVISTLFAGLLADLLGRKKLMAVSGILFVASIPMIALAHGYGALVFGRLLQGISAGLIGVVVPLYLAECLGAAQRGKGTGMFQWLLTLGIVVAAVIGYWFSLRVATIEKLNDPAKLFAFKDTAWRSIFWVSLPPGLLFVLGSLFVAESPRWLFRRGRTDAARAALLRSRTNAQAEMELKEMEEAAAAEKAKSDSAGQKVKESLLHRKYVLPFVLACIILACNQATGVNSIIGYNATILIQAGLSDAHAHLGYVILTLVNFLVTMIGVALVDKKGRKFLLSLGSAGIIASLICAGLVFQRTEKQRVDVKDQVQAMVTTNQTATIEFNAGTAAALLGGHAGSEPATLVVIYSYGDFHAASKVVRSDDVAAKLEIDRASCLPPNQVAAFFQNPFADLEKSKTAPLTIDNALITPVPPESTGWLTAVCIFCFMAFFAVGPGVCVWLALSELMPTRIRSNGMSVALLINQAVSTTIAAIFLPSVGKHGYATMFFIFAGCTVVYFITATFFLPETKGKTLEEIEEHFEGRQRKPADATA, encoded by the coding sequence ATGAGCAACCATCCCAACCCTGCCGGGGGCAACCCCAAAACCGGCTACAACCGTTTCCTGCTGCTGGTCGCCGGCCTCGGTGGACTGCTTTACGGCGTGGACGTCGGCATCATCGCCGGCGCGCTGCCGTATCTGGAGGCGACGTCCGGTCTGAGCGCCAACCAGCTTTCGGTCATCGTGGCGGCGGTGCTGCTGGGCAGCGTGATCTCAACGCTGTTCGCCGGCCTGCTCGCGGATTTGCTGGGCCGCAAGAAATTGATGGCCGTAAGCGGCATCCTGTTTGTCGCGAGCATTCCGATGATTGCTCTCGCGCACGGCTACGGCGCGTTGGTGTTTGGCCGCTTGCTGCAAGGCATCAGCGCCGGGCTCATTGGCGTGGTGGTTCCGTTGTATCTGGCGGAATGCCTCGGCGCCGCCCAACGCGGCAAGGGCACGGGCATGTTTCAATGGCTGCTGACCCTGGGCATCGTCGTCGCGGCGGTCATCGGCTACTGGTTCAGCCTGCGTGTGGCGACCATCGAGAAGCTGAACGATCCGGCGAAGCTTTTTGCGTTCAAGGACACCGCGTGGCGCAGCATTTTCTGGGTGTCGCTGCCGCCCGGACTGCTCTTCGTGCTGGGCAGCCTGTTCGTCGCAGAATCGCCGCGCTGGCTGTTCCGTCGCGGGCGCACCGACGCCGCGCGCGCCGCGTTGCTGCGCTCGCGCACCAACGCGCAGGCGGAGATGGAACTGAAAGAAATGGAAGAAGCCGCCGCCGCGGAAAAGGCGAAGTCAGATTCCGCCGGCCAAAAGGTCAAGGAATCGCTGCTGCACCGGAAATACGTCCTGCCGTTCGTGCTGGCGTGCATCATTCTCGCCTGCAACCAGGCCACCGGCGTCAACTCCATCATCGGCTACAACGCCACCATCCTGATTCAGGCCGGGCTGAGCGATGCGCACGCACACCTGGGCTACGTCATCCTCACGCTGGTCAACTTTCTCGTCACCATGATCGGCGTGGCGCTGGTGGACAAGAAGGGCCGCAAGTTCCTCCTGTCGCTCGGCAGCGCCGGCATCATCGCCTCGTTGATCTGCGCCGGCCTGGTGTTTCAACGCACCGAAAAACAGCGCGTGGACGTGAAGGACCAGGTGCAGGCAATGGTCACCACCAACCAGACGGCGACCATCGAATTCAACGCGGGAACGGCCGCCGCCTTGCTGGGCGGCCACGCCGGCTCCGAACCCGCCACGCTGGTGGTGATTTATTCCTATGGCGATTTCCACGCCGCCTCGAAGGTCGTGCGTTCAGACGACGTCGCGGCCAAGCTCGAAATCGACCGCGCCAGCTGCCTGCCGCCAAACCAGGTGGCCGCGTTCTTCCAGAATCCGTTTGCCGACCTGGAAAAATCCAAGACCGCGCCGCTGACCATCGACAACGCGCTGATTACGCCCGTGCCGCCGGAAAGCACGGGCTGGCTGACCGCGGTGTGCATTTTCTGCTTCATGGCGTTTTTCGCCGTCGGGCCGGGCGTGTGCGTGTGGCTGGCGCTCTCCGAATTAATGCCCACGCGCATCCGCTCCAACGGCATGAGCGTCGCGCTGCTCATCAACCAGGCGGTCTCGACGACCATCGCGGCCATCTTCCTCCCCAGCGTGGGCAAGCACGGTTACGCGACGATGTTCTTCATCTTCGCCGGCTGCACGGTGGTTTACTTCATCACCGCCACCTTCTTCCTGCCGGAAACCAAGGGCAAGACATTGGAGGAAATCGAGGAACATTTTGAAGGCCGGCAGCGCAAGCCGGCCGATGCCACCGCTTGA
- a CDS encoding Gfo/Idh/MocA family oxidoreductase, translating into MNNASTSRRDFLKQSALAGVAASLTGLASGCASPGPDGNSNTSAHNDDYPPRPAGQKPVHDLTTKPRERIRVAHIGLHRGMTHVHNCLKLDYVDVVAVCDLIDDRAQAAAKACTDAGRPRPAIYSGTEHIWEMMVDRNDLDAVYIATPWAWHVPMALRTMEQGKHAFIEVAAAVTIEDCWRLVNTSERVQKHCVMLENCCYGENELFVLNMAREGVFGDLVHAECAYLHDLRSMLFSLGTEGDWRRDYHWQYNGNLYPTHGLGPVAQYLGVGRGDQFKFLVSMSSPERSLTQYRNEHQPNGGRHKNEKYLCGDMNTSLIKTEQGRSIMVQHDVVLPRPYSRINALCGTDATFFDYPARLAIDKPKQYGLAAGGSEEWLDDADLAKMRAQFTHPLWRKLQESAKGGGHGGMDFVMNWRLIDCLRTGRTPDSVVYDAAAWSSIIELSVRSVAGGSVPVDIPDFTRGLWRDLKPLGIAGKNI; encoded by the coding sequence ATGAACAACGCCAGCACCTCCCGTCGGGATTTTCTCAAGCAGTCCGCCCTCGCCGGCGTGGCCGCGTCGCTGACCGGCCTGGCCAGCGGTTGCGCCAGCCCTGGCCCGGACGGCAACTCGAACACAAGCGCCCACAACGACGATTATCCGCCACGCCCGGCGGGCCAGAAGCCGGTGCATGATTTGACCACCAAGCCGCGGGAACGCATTCGCGTGGCGCACATCGGGCTGCATCGCGGCATGACGCACGTGCACAACTGCCTCAAGCTCGATTACGTGGACGTGGTGGCCGTTTGCGACCTGATCGACGACCGGGCCCAGGCTGCGGCCAAGGCCTGCACCGACGCCGGCCGGCCGCGGCCAGCCATTTACAGCGGCACCGAACACATCTGGGAAATGATGGTGGACCGCAATGATCTCGACGCCGTTTACATTGCGACGCCGTGGGCCTGGCACGTGCCGATGGCGTTGCGCACGATGGAGCAGGGCAAACACGCCTTCATCGAGGTCGCGGCAGCGGTGACGATCGAGGACTGCTGGCGGCTGGTGAACACCAGCGAACGGGTGCAAAAGCACTGTGTGATGCTGGAGAACTGCTGCTACGGTGAGAATGAATTGTTCGTGCTGAACATGGCGCGCGAAGGTGTGTTTGGCGACCTGGTGCATGCCGAATGCGCCTACCTCCACGATCTGCGGTCCATGCTCTTCAGCCTGGGCACGGAAGGCGACTGGCGGCGCGATTATCACTGGCAATACAACGGCAATTTGTATCCGACGCACGGCCTCGGCCCGGTGGCGCAATATCTCGGCGTGGGCCGTGGCGACCAGTTCAAGTTCCTCGTCTCCATGAGTTCGCCCGAACGCTCGCTGACCCAGTATCGCAACGAGCACCAGCCCAACGGCGGCCGGCACAAGAACGAGAAATACCTCTGCGGCGACATGAACACCTCGCTCATCAAGACAGAGCAGGGGCGCAGCATCATGGTGCAGCACGACGTGGTGCTGCCCCGTCCCTACAGCCGCATCAACGCCCTGTGCGGCACCGATGCGACGTTCTTCGACTACCCGGCCCGGCTGGCCATCGACAAGCCCAAGCAATACGGGCTGGCCGCCGGCGGTTCCGAAGAGTGGCTCGACGATGCGGACCTCGCGAAAATGCGGGCGCAATTCACGCACCCGCTCTGGCGCAAACTGCAGGAAAGCGCCAAGGGCGGCGGACACGGCGGCATGGATTTCGTCATGAACTGGCGGTTGATCGATTGTCTCCGCACCGGCCGGACGCCCGACAGCGTCGTTTACGATGCGGCCGCCTGGAGCAGCATCATCGAACTTTCGGTCCGGTCGGTGGCCGGCGGCAGCGTGCCGGTGGACATTCCCGATTTCACCCGCGGCCTGTGGCGCGACCTGAAACCGCTGGGCATCGCCGGCAAAAACATTTGA
- a CDS encoding beta-N-acetylhexosaminidase, translating to MKHLKLGLGLTVISVLSATAANSPAPALIPAPAHLETHGGTFQIDKSTVILADAPSRDTAIMLAAMLRTATGYPLPVRTTDNATPATHSILLTTEGADAQLGREGYALDVTAQAAVIRATDQAGLFYGAQTLRQLLPPEVFATHRVSGVAWTMPGVTITDQPRFPWRGLMLDVSRHFFTKPEIKRLLDEMALHKINTFHWHLVDDQGWRIEIKKYPRLTQEAAWRADVGFGFPHDATTAYGPDGRYGGFYTQDDIREIVAYAAARHITIVPEIEMPGHSTAALSVFPELSCAGEASGVPTNGGVMHGIYCAGNDASFTFLQNVLTEVFQLFPGQYIHIGGDEVPKDNWKKCPRCQARIKAEGLKNEHELQSWFIRRMEKFITAHGKNLIGWSEIREGGLAQNAAVMDWIGGGLEAAREGHDVVMTPTSFCYFDYYQSRDHGAEPRAIGGYLPLSKVYSFEPVPAGLDAAQVHHILGGQGNIWTEYIPNFKQVEYMAFPRLCAMAEVTWSPKAARNWTDFTNRLATDEQRLDQLGVNYRRDTSVALGEWTPAQIKTESSTLSWDVTPHVTAAGQYRVTLNYTTGQHGIDITTVKLLANGQEVAHDTHAGFAGGQPRSPVYVLDLPVRNADAHYTLQATVKGSGGTDSLGAVSWVFKPAK from the coding sequence ATGAAACACCTGAAACTTGGCCTCGGCCTCACCGTGATCTCGGTCCTGTCGGCCACGGCCGCCAATTCCCCCGCCCCGGCATTGATCCCGGCGCCCGCACACCTCGAAACGCATGGCGGCACCTTTCAAATTGATAAATCCACGGTCATCCTGGCCGATGCGCCGTCCCGCGACACCGCCATCATGCTGGCCGCAATGCTGCGGACCGCGACGGGCTATCCGCTGCCGGTGCGGACGACGGACAACGCAACGCCCGCAACCCATTCCATCCTTCTGACCACCGAGGGCGCGGACGCACAGCTCGGCCGCGAAGGCTACGCGCTCGACGTCACCGCACAGGCGGCGGTCATCCGAGCAACGGATCAGGCCGGCCTGTTCTATGGCGCACAAACGCTGCGGCAGTTGCTGCCGCCGGAGGTGTTTGCCACCCACCGCGTGAGCGGCGTGGCCTGGACGATGCCGGGCGTGACGATCACCGACCAGCCGCGCTTCCCGTGGCGCGGGTTGATGCTCGACGTCAGCCGGCATTTCTTCACCAAGCCGGAAATCAAGCGGCTGCTCGACGAAATGGCGCTGCACAAGATCAACACCTTTCACTGGCATCTCGTGGATGACCAGGGCTGGCGCATCGAAATCAAAAAGTATCCCCGCCTGACGCAGGAGGCGGCGTGGCGCGCGGACGTCGGCTTCGGCTTCCCGCACGACGCGACCACGGCCTACGGTCCGGATGGGCGTTACGGTGGATTCTACACGCAGGATGACATCCGCGAGATCGTGGCCTACGCCGCCGCCCGGCACATCACCATCGTGCCCGAGATTGAAATGCCCGGCCACTCGACCGCCGCGCTGTCGGTCTTTCCGGAACTCAGTTGCGCCGGCGAGGCGTCCGGCGTGCCGACAAACGGAGGGGTGATGCACGGCATTTATTGCGCCGGCAACGACGCGAGCTTCACCTTCCTCCAGAACGTGCTGACCGAGGTGTTCCAGTTGTTCCCCGGCCAATACATCCACATCGGCGGCGACGAGGTGCCGAAGGACAACTGGAAGAAATGCCCGCGCTGCCAGGCGCGCATCAAGGCCGAAGGACTCAAGAACGAGCACGAGCTGCAAAGCTGGTTCATCCGGCGCATGGAAAAATTCATCACCGCGCACGGCAAGAATCTCATCGGCTGGAGTGAAATCCGTGAGGGCGGCCTCGCGCAGAACGCCGCCGTGATGGACTGGATTGGCGGCGGGCTCGAAGCGGCGCGTGAAGGCCACGACGTGGTCATGACGCCGACAAGCTTCTGCTACTTCGATTATTACCAGTCCCGCGATCACGGCGCGGAGCCCCGGGCGATCGGCGGCTACCTGCCGTTGAGCAAGGTTTACAGTTTTGAGCCGGTGCCCGCCGGATTGGATGCCGCCCAGGTCCACCACATCCTCGGTGGCCAGGGCAACATCTGGACCGAATACATTCCCAACTTCAAGCAGGTCGAATACATGGCGTTCCCGCGGCTGTGCGCGATGGCCGAAGTCACCTGGTCGCCGAAGGCGGCCCGCAACTGGACGGACTTCACGAACCGGCTCGCCACGGATGAACAGCGCCTCGACCAGCTTGGCGTGAACTACCGCCGCGACACCTCCGTGGCTTTGGGTGAATGGACGCCGGCGCAAATCAAAACGGAAAGCTCGACGCTCAGCTGGGACGTGACCCCGCACGTCACCGCCGCGGGACAGTATCGCGTGACGTTGAATTACACGACGGGCCAGCACGGCATCGACATCACGACAGTTAAGTTGCTGGCGAACGGCCAGGAGGTCGCGCACGACACGCACGCCGGATTTGCCGGCGGACAGCCGCGCAGCCCGGTGTATGTGCTCGACCTCCCGGTCCGCAACGCGGACGCGCACTACACGCTGCAGGCCACGGTCAAAGGCAGCGGCGGCACCGATTCGCTGGGCGCCGTGTCGTGGGTGTTCAAACCGGCCAAATGA
- a CDS encoding ROK family protein, with protein MNVKPKIIPPLDPQFQPAVLFNQQYVRTAHQSGRAVPLVLGVERENGHVSRYATVVLPEPDADTVLYLDRLVKFLLWARGGWRVWFGGPRALGEKVAQVYSRTGARAFDVDLMSRVYERPFEVVLTEAAAVPAEKEMHSTIGGHLDGCRIGFDLGASDYKVAAVKEGEVVYSDEFPWNPKDQADPQYHYEHLQSGLKKAAAHLPRVDAIGGSSAGVIVDNKIMVASLLRALPPEKFAQAKNTFLRIREEWGVPLEVANDGDVTALAGAMSLKENGMLGVAMGSSEAAGYLNQAGGMTGWLSELAFAPVDYNPQAACDEWSGDYGVGVMYFSQQAVGKLLPAAGIELPKEMGLPERLKEVQALMAKGDPCAAKIYETIGVYLGYAIPHYADFYAFNHMLILGRVTTGKGGDIVLARAREVLGQEFPELAARVQLHVPDEKSRRVGQAVAAASLPALRQPSAPV; from the coding sequence ATGAACGTGAAACCGAAGATCATCCCGCCGCTCGACCCGCAGTTTCAGCCGGCGGTTTTGTTCAACCAGCAATACGTCCGCACCGCCCACCAATCCGGGCGCGCCGTGCCGCTTGTGCTCGGCGTCGAACGCGAGAATGGCCACGTGTCCCGTTATGCCACCGTCGTGCTGCCCGAGCCGGACGCCGACACGGTCCTTTATCTTGACCGGCTGGTGAAATTTCTGCTCTGGGCGCGGGGCGGCTGGCGGGTCTGGTTCGGCGGCCCGCGGGCGCTGGGCGAAAAAGTGGCGCAGGTTTATTCCCGCACCGGTGCGCGGGCGTTTGACGTGGACCTGATGAGCCGCGTTTACGAACGCCCGTTCGAAGTGGTGCTCACCGAGGCCGCCGCCGTGCCGGCGGAAAAGGAAATGCACTCGACCATTGGCGGTCATCTCGACGGCTGCCGCATCGGGTTCGACCTCGGCGCGAGCGACTACAAGGTGGCCGCGGTAAAGGAAGGCGAGGTGGTTTACAGCGACGAATTCCCGTGGAACCCCAAGGACCAGGCCGACCCGCAATACCATTACGAGCACCTCCAGAGCGGCCTGAAAAAGGCCGCCGCGCATCTGCCGCGCGTGGATGCCATCGGCGGCAGCTCGGCCGGCGTGATTGTGGACAACAAGATCATGGTGGCGTCGCTGCTGCGGGCCCTCCCACCCGAAAAGTTCGCGCAGGCCAAGAACACCTTCCTGCGCATTCGCGAGGAATGGGGCGTGCCGCTCGAAGTCGCCAACGACGGTGACGTCACCGCGCTCGCGGGCGCAATGTCGCTCAAGGAAAACGGCATGCTCGGCGTGGCGATGGGCTCCAGCGAAGCAGCCGGCTATTTGAACCAGGCGGGCGGCATGACCGGCTGGCTCAGCGAACTGGCCTTCGCTCCCGTGGATTACAACCCCCAGGCCGCGTGCGACGAGTGGTCCGGTGACTACGGCGTGGGTGTGATGTATTTCTCCCAGCAAGCCGTCGGCAAACTGCTGCCGGCCGCCGGCATTGAACTGCCCAAGGAAATGGGCCTGCCCGAGCGCTTGAAGGAAGTTCAGGCGCTCATGGCCAAGGGCGATCCGTGCGCCGCGAAGATTTACGAAACGATCGGCGTGTATCTCGGCTACGCGATTCCCCACTACGCGGATTTTTACGCATTCAATCACATGCTGATTCTGGGGCGCGTCACCACCGGCAAGGGCGGCGACATTGTCCTCGCCCGGGCGCGCGAAGTGTTGGGCCAGGAATTCCCCGAACTGGCCGCCCGGGTGCAACTGCATGTGCCGGACGAAAAGAGCCGCCGCGTCGGCCAGGCCGTGGCGGCCGCCAGCCTGCCCGCACTGCGCCAGCCGTCCGCACCCGTTTGA